AATTCACCGAAAATCCCGCATTCACGATGATCTGTTCAAACAGGATCCGCTGAGCCCGTCCATTGCCTTCACGGAAGGGATGGATGACATTCAGATCGCCATAAGCTTCAGCGATGTGGTGAACGAGATCGGCCTGGGACGCGCCGGTATACCAATTGGATTCCTGCATATGCCGAATGATCTTCGCCGCTTCCGGCGGGATGCGCTCCGGGGTGCAGAACAGCGTCTCACCTTTCTGGATGTTGACGCTGCGCAGTTCACCGGCCCAATCGTAGATGTCACCGAACAGGATGCGGTGGATGTGTTGCAGACGTTCGAGGTCGTAGGGCGGCGGAAACAGCGGAAGATTGCCTACTGCAATCTCGGATAACTCCCGCTCTGCCTCGTGCAGGCGGTGTTCATCGAGCAAATCGAGGCGGTTGCGCAGGACGCTGCTACCGGGGTAGCAGTGCGGGTCCTGGCCCACCCCGTATTTGTCGAGCATCAGCGCGAGGTGTTGCGGTACTTGGCAAGGACGGCTTCGCGGGTCGGCAGGGGCTTGTCGACATCGGCCGGTTGGGTATCGAACCCTTCCAGGCGCAGGCTGGCCAGATAATTGGAGCGGCGGATCTTGTGATAGTGATCCTGTTTTTGCTCAAACGTCAGTTCGCTCATTGCAGCGTACTCCTGGTTAGCAAGGCTTTGATTGTAGCGCAATGCATCAGGGGGAAGGCAGGATAAAAACCAAGTCGTAACCTGTATCAAAAACCCGCCGAAGATCTTAATTCAATGTGAGTTTTCGCAATATTCCCCGTCGGCCCTGGGCCATCCCCTGCCTGTGTATCATCCTGTCTCTTATTTTCTTGCGACCTTTCTCGATTCGCCGAACTTACTGGGCTACGTTTTTAAGCCACGTTCAGCGGTCAATGGAGTGACAGCCTTATGCACGACACCCTCCAGCAGGTCTTTGGTTATCCACAGTTTCGCCTGGGCCAGGAAGAGACGGTGAGCGCCGTCCTGGCCGGGCGTTCGGCAGCAGCAATTTTCCCTACGGGGTCGGGTAAATCTTTGTGCTACCAGCTGTCGGCGGTGCTGCTGCCGCACCTGACGTTGGTGGTCTCACCCTTGTTGGCGTTGATGCAGGATCAATTGGGGTTCCTGCAGCGCCATGGCATTTCGGCGGGCAGTATCGATTCGGCCCAGAGCCGTGATGAGGCCAACGATGTGATGGCCCGTGCGCGTTCGGGCGAGTTGAAAATCCTGATGATTTCGGTGGAGCGCTTGAAGAACGAGCGCTTTCGTAACTTTTTGCACAGCGTGCAGATCTCGCTGCTGGTGGTGGACGAGGCGCACTGTATCTCCGAATGGGGCCACAACTTCCGCCCGGACTATTTGAAGCTGCCGGACTACCAGCGCCAGTTCAATATCCCGCAAGCGTTGCTGCTGACAGCTACGGCCACGCCCAAGGTGATTGCCGACATGCAGGCCAAGTTCGCGATTGCTCCGGGTGACGTGGTCACCACAGGCTTCTACCGGCCCAACCTCAACCTGCTGGTGGAGCCGGTCAGCGGCCAGGACAAGCGTCGCCGGCTGGTGGAGTGGATGAGAGAGCGGCCCGACCAGCCGAGCATTGTCTACGTCACCTTGCAGAAAACCGCCGAGCAGATTGCCGAGCATCTGAATCGCCATGGTATTCAGGCCGAGGCCTACCACGCGGGCTTGCCCCACGATAAACGCGAGGGCATCCAGCAGCGGTTCATGGGTGGGCGCTCCAATTGCATTGTCGCGACGATCGCGTTCGGCATGGGCATCGATAAAAGCGATATCCGCAATGTGGTGCACTTCGACCTGCCAAAGTCCATCGAGAACTACAGCCAGGAAATCGGCCGTGCAGGGCGTGACGGGCAGCCGTCGGATTGCCTGGTGTTGGCCAATCGCGACAGCCTCAATGTGCTGGAAAATTTCGTCTACGGCGACACGCCGGAGCAAGAGGGCATTGGCCGTGTCCTCGAGGAGTTGCAGACCGCACGCAGTGAAGGGCAGTGGGAGTTCCTGCTCAGGTCGTTGTCCGATCACAGCAATATTCGCGAGTTGCCACTCAAGACGCTGCTGGTGCAGTTGGAACTCAAGGGTGTGATCGCGCCGCGCTACGCGTTTTATGCCGAATACCGTTTCAAGTACCTGGTCGAGCCCGACGCTTTGCTCGCACGTTTTTCCGGCGAGCGGCAGCAGTTCGTCGCGGCAATCATCCAGGTGTGCAAGCGTGCGAAAACCTGGGCAACGGTGGATTTCGACGCGCTGTATCAACAGCACAATGCCGAGCGCAGCCGTGTGGTAAAGGCGCTGGATTATTTCCAGGAGCAGGGCCTGATCGAGCTGGAAAGCAAGCAGATGACCGAGGTCTACAGTTTGCTCGACACCGATTTCGAACCACAAACCTTGAGCGCTGAGTTATACACAGGCTTCAAGCAACACGAGGTGACGGAGGTAGCGCGGATTCACGCCATGCTCGACCTGTTCGCCACCGAGCACTGCCTGGGGCAGCGCCTGGCGCAGTACTTTGGTGATGAAAACGCTCCCCAGCGTTGTGGACATTGTTCGGTGTGCCACGGCCATGTCGCGTATCTGCCGCCTCCGCCAAGCCTGCCGCCGCTTGTGGATAAAAGCTTCATGGGGCTGTGCGGCGATTTTATCCACAGGCATCATGAGCACACTGGCGAGCTACCCAGTGCCGAGCGGCTGACGCGGTTTCTTGGCGGTATCAGCGTGCCGTTGTTTACCAAGTTGAAGGCGCGGGGCATTCCCGGTTTCGCCGCGCTGGAGGACTACCCCTACGCCGAAGTGCGCGAATGGGCCCGCGCTCAATTAGACCTACTCTGAAGAGACTTGCCGATGCCTGACTCAACGCCCTTGCGCGCCGATTACCGCTATTTCCAGCCGATCACCACACGCTGGCACGACAACGATGCCTACGGCCATGTGAACAACGTCACCTACTACAGCTTTTTCGATACGGCGGTGAATACCTACCTGATCGAACAGGGCGGGTTGGATATTCATGACGGTGAAGTGGTGGGGTTTGTAGTGAGTTCGGCCTGTGACTATTTTGCCTCGATCGCTTTTCCCGAACGCATTGAAGTCGGGCTACGGGTGGGCAAGTTGGGCAACAGTTCGGTGCAGTATGAGCTGGCGGTGTTCAAGGCAGGCGAAGAAGAGGCCCGTGCGGCGGGGCGCTTTGTGCATGTGTTTGTGGATCGGGCCTCGAACCAGCCTGTGCCGATACCGGGGATGTTGCGCGAGGCGTTGCAGCGACTGGTGGTCTGACCTTGCGGCACCCCATGTGGGAGGGGGCTTGCTCCTCCCACATTACTACTGCGGTGCTCTTCAGAGCTTACCGATGACGGTAGTGGTGCTTGTTCTTGCGATGCCCATAGGCATGACCACGGCCCGGATGGCCATCGCGGTAGTAGCGACGGTCGTCACGGTCGCGGTCGCGATAACGGCGGTCGTCGCGGTCACTTTCGTTACCCATGTAGTTGCCCAGTGCACCGCCCGCGCCACCGCCGGCCGCCGAGCCGATCAGTGCGCCGGTACTGCCGCCGACACTGCGGCCCACGACGTTGCCGCCGGCTGCGCCCAGTGCGCCGCCAATGGCGGCTTCGCCACGGCTGCGCTTGTCGGCGCCGACCGCACTACCACCCGCGCCGCCCAGGGCCGCGCCGATGGTCGAACCGGTATTGCCGCCCAGCTGCTGGCCGACAACAGAACCTAGAACCCCGCCCAATGCGCCGCCTACACCGGCTTCGGTGGTGCCACCGGCCATGGCTGCGCCACTGACCAGGCCAAGGGACAACAAGAGAATCGAGGAGAACTTCATTCAGGGAAACCTCAAGGGGATGACGGCGCGATCCTGAGGTTGTATCGGGTCGCTGACAATCGAAATCCGACCGGCGGCAGAGGTTGTATACAATTTGCTAAGTTGCTGTTTTGTATGGGGAACTTAAGTTGTTTTTACAGGTCTTTAGTTACTTCGGAACGGCCGCTTTTATGCAAAAGCGGCCTTTTTTGTGCCTGTAGAATGTGCGGTGCTTGTGCTGGCCTCTTCGCGGGCAAGCCCGCTCCCACATTAGATCGGTCCACACAGTCTCAATGGTGAACCCATCCCAGTGTGGGAGCGGGCTTGCCCGCGAAAGCAGTAGTTCAAGCAACACATATCTCGGATCAAGTCAGGCCGAGCGCGCCATGATCAACCCACTGTCACTCGCCGCTTCCAAGCGAATCGCAACAAACTTCGATGTTGGCGTATGGCTACCGTCGCCAGTGCTTTCCAATGGCACCAATGGGTTCACTTCCGGGTAGTAAGCCGCCGCCTGCCCCGCCGGAATATCGAATGCCAGCAGCGTAAAGCCCTTCACCCGGCGCTCACGTCCGTCCTCCCACAGCGACACAATGTCGGCCTTCTGCCCTGGCTTGAAGCCCAGGCGGATGATGTCGGCTTCGTTGACGAACAGCACGTCACGCTGGCCCTTGACGCCACGGTAACGGTCGTCCAGGCCGTAAATGGTGGTGTTGTACTGATCGTGGGAGCGCATCGACTGCATGATCAGGTCTGGTACCCGGCCCGTGGCGTGGGTGCGTTCGTGGATCAGGTCTTTGGGCAGGATGTTAGGGCGGAAATTGGCGCGGCCCGACGGTGTGTTCCAACGGCGTGCGCCGGCGGAGTTGCCCAGGTAAAACCCACCTGGATGTTTGATCTTCTCGTTGAAGTCCTTGAAACCAGGGATGGTGTCGGCGATCAGGTCGCGGATGCGTCCGTAGTCGGCCACCAGCCAGTTCCAATCCACGGGCGTGCTGCCCAAAGTGGCGGCAGCAATGCCTGCCAGGATCGCCGGCTCGGACTTCATCAGCGCCGACAGCGGTTGCAGTTGGCCATTGGAGCCATGGACCATGCTGAACGAATCTTCCACCGTCACCGCTTGCGGGCCGTCGGCCTGGATGTCGATATCAGTACGGCCCAGGCACGGCAGGATCAGTGCGTCTTTACCGTGCATCAGGTGGCTGCGGTTGAGCTTGGTGCTGATTTGCACGGTGAGGTCGCAATTGCGCAGGGCTTCGAAGGTACGCGGGCTGTCTGGCGTGGCTTGGGCGAAGTTGCCGCCCAGGCCGATAAACACCTTGGAGCGGCCTTCGAGCATGGCGTGAATCGCTTCCACCACGTTGTGACCATTGTCTCGCGGCACCTGAAACTGGAATCGACGCTCCAGCGCGTCAAGGAACGCCACCGGTGGGCGCTCGTTGATGCCCATGGTTCGATCGCCCTGCACGTTGCTGTGACCGCGCACGGGGCACAGGCCGGCACCAGGGCGGCCGATATTGCCACGCAACAGCATCAGGTTGGCGATTTCCTGGATGGTCGGCACCGAGTGACGGTGCTGGGTAATCCCCATTGCCCAGCACATGATCACGTTTTTGCCTTTGGCGTACATGCGCGCCGCTTGCTCGATCTCGACCAGGGTCAGGCCGGATTGCTCGACGATTTCTTCCCATGAGGTGTCGTCGATCTGGCCCAGATACTCCAGTACGTTGGCGGTGTGCTCATTGAGAAAGTCATGGTCGAACACCGCTTCCTTGCCTTCGGCCAGCGCTTGGCGTTCCCACAGCAGCAGGAACTTGGCCATGCCGCGCAGAATCGCCATGTCGCCGCCCAGGGCAGGGCGGAAGTAGGCAGTGTTGGTCGGCTTGTCGCCGTTAGTGAGCATTTCCAGCGGATGTTGCGGGTGCTGGAAGCGCTCCAGGCCGCGCTCTTTCAGGGGGTTGATGCACACCACCTGGGCGCCGCGCTTCACCGCTTCGCGCAACGGTTCAAGCATGCGCGGGTGGTTGGTGCCGGGGTTCTGGCCCCAGACGAAAATAGCGTCGGCATGTTCGAAGTCGTCAAAGGTCACGGTGCCTTTGCCCACGCCCACACTCTGCGCCAGGGCTACGCCGCTGGCCTCGTGGCACATGTTCGAGCAGTCCGGGAAATTGTTGGTGCCGTAGGCGCGCACAAACAGCTGATACAGGTAGGCGGCTTCGTTGCTGGCGCGACCCGAGGTATAGAACTCGGCCATGTTCGGGCTGGGCAACGCGTTGAGGTGCTTGCCGACCAGGTCAAATGCCGCATCCCAGCTGATGGGGGTGTAGCGGTCGGTTTCGGCGTCATAGCGCATCGGCTCAGTCAGGCGGCCCTGGTATTCCAGCCAATAGTCGCTTTGCTCCAGCAATGCCGTGACGCTGTGCTTGGCGAAGAAGGCTGCATCGACGCGGCGCTTGGTGGCTTCCCAGTTGACCGCCTTGGCGCCGTTTTCGCAGAACTTGACCATGCCGCTTTCCGGCGAGTCGCCCCAGGCGCAGCCCGGGCAGTCGAAGCCGCCGTTCTGGTTGGTCTTGAGCATCATGCGCAGGTTTTTAAGCGCGTTATCGCTGGTCAGCCAGGCTTGCGCCACGCTGATCAGCGCGCCCCAGCCGCCGGCCGGGCCTTTATAAGGCTTGTAGCGCGGAGTCGGGGTTTGGTCGGCTTGGTGGTGAAGGCTCATGGCTGGTGCTCCATCGCTGGGCTGTAGACCCGTGGCGCGCTTTTCTGCGGCAGGTGGATGAGATTGAGGTTGTGCCGGCGCGCCCATTGCAAGGCCAGGCCGGTGGGCGACGACAGGCTGACCAGGGTTTGGATGCCTGCACGCAAGACTTTCTGGATCAATTCAAGGCTGCAGCGGCTGGTAACAATCGCCAGGCCGCCGTCGGTCGGAATCTTTTGGCGGATCAAAGCGCCGATCAATTTATCCAAGGCGTTATGCCGGCCGATGTCTTCACGGCCCAACAGCAATTCGCCTTGATCGTTCATAAACACCGCCGCGTGCACTGCGCCGCTGTACTGGCCCAACGGTTGGAACGCACTGATGCGCTGGCGCAGGCCGTCGAGCCATTGCGCGGGCGGCAAGGGCGCGCCGGGCAGCACTTGAAGGTCGGGCAGGGCCTGTTCAACCGCTTCTACACCGCACAGGCCGCAGCCGCTGGTGCCCGCCAATTGGCGGCGCTGCTGCTTGAGGTTCCAGAAGGCGCGGCTGGAAATCTGTACCTGAGCATACTGAGCGGAGCCCGCGCCGCTGATTTTGAGATCATAAATGTCGCTAACGTCGGCAATAATCCCGCTGCCGAGGCTGAAGCCGACGATAAAGTCTTCCAGGTCGGTTGGTGTGACCAGCATGACCGCCTGACTGATGTCGTTATAGGCAATGGCCAACGCCACCTCTTCGGCCAACGCAGTGCTGCCGACTTCAGTGTGTTCAAGATTGCAGTATTGGTAGCTCTGGCTGGCGGCGGGCGCGGGCGTTTCAAGGGCGGGCGCCGCGCAGGTTGGGCGCTTGGCGTTCATGGGGCAGTACCACCGACGGATTGATCAGTGTTCAGACTAGGCGCGACAAAGGGTCGCGTCTAATTGCCAGTATTGATGTATTGATAGATGGCGTCGATCAAGGTTCCCGCCCATTTCGCCGGGGGCTTATTCCAGGGACGGCGGATCTGGATACTTTTGAGTCTTTAGCCGGTTTGGAACCCAAGTCTGCTGGACTGGTCTAGTCTTGGGCATCTGGAAATTAAATCCCAAGGAGAGCGCACCATGAGTATTTTTAGCTTTATCAAAGAAGCCGGCGAAAAGATTGTCGACCTGTTGACGCCGGGTAATGCGAATGCCAGTGAGCAGCTGAAGGAACATGTGAGCAAGGTGGGCCTGGGTAATCCAAACGTGCAGACCACGGTGGACGGCGACAAGGTCACTGTGACTGGTGAAGTGGCGAGCCAGGAAGAGAAAGAAAAGATCCTTTTGGCGCTGGGTAACATTGCCGGCGTGGCAAGCGTAGACGACCAGATCACTGTAACCGGTCCAACCGTGGCCGCTGCTCGCTTCGTTGTGGTGAAAAAGGGCGACACACTCAGCGCGATTTCTCTCGCGGTGTACGGTAACGCCAACCAGTACAACAAGATTTTCGAGGCCAACAAGCCGCTGCTGTCGCACCCGGACAAAATCTATCCAGGCCAGACACTGCGTATCCCTGAGTAATACGCAGGACAAAATGTGGGAGGGGGCTTGCTCCCGATGGCGGTGGTTCAGTCACCTGATACTTGGCTGATACACCGCCATCGGGAGCAAGCCCCCTCCCACATGGGTTCAGAGCCCGACAATGAGATCGCGGTAATCCTCTCCTGCCGCGAACTCTGCGGTGTCCTTCGGGCCTTTCTTGCTATCCGGCTCTTTCACCGCCAGCAAATGCCCCACGCCGAAATCCCTGGCACTGCGCAGGATCGGCAAGGTGTCATCGATAAACAGACTACGGGCCGGGTCAAAGTGGATATCGGCTTGCAACGCTTCCCAGAACTGTGGGTTTTCCTTGGGAAAACCGTAGTCATGGGAGCTGATCAATCGCTCGAAATACGGCGCCAGTTCAATGCGTTCCAACTTCAATGACAGCGAATCACGATGAGCGTTGGTGATCATGATCACGCGCTTGCCGGCCTGTTTGATCGCCTTCAGAAAAGTATCGGCATCCGGGCGCAGGGCGATCAGGTGGGCGGTTTCCAACTTGAGTTCGCGCACCGGGATCGCCAGTTCAGTGCTCCAGAAATCCAGGCAATACCATTGCAACTGTCCGGCGTTACGCTCAAACAAAGGCTGCAACTCCATTTCGGCCATGGCCCGGCTCACGCCGTGCAGTTCGGCGTAGCGGTGGGGCAGGTGTTCCATCCAGAAATGGTTGTCGTAATGCAGGTCGAGCAGGGTGCCGTCCATGTCCAGCAGGACGGTGTCGATGGCGTGCCAGGGCAAAGAGGGCATGGTGCGTTCTCATGTAAGTAAAGATATCCGACACAGACAATCGGAAAAGCCACGGTATAGTAACCCGATCACGCCAAGGAGCCGCTTATGCGCCAGAAACCCACCGTCCTCGCCCGCGAAATAGTCGCCAGTAGCCGTTTGTTCCGCGTGGAGGAAGTGCAGTTGCGCTTTTCCAATGGCGTTGAACGGACCTACGAGCGCCTGGTGGGGCGCGGCGCGGGCTACGGCGCGGTGATGATTGTGGCGATGATCGACGAGGATCATGCATTGCTGGTCGAAGAGTACTGCGGTGGCACTGACGAATATGAATTGTCCTTGCCCAAAGGCTTGATCGAGCCCGGCGAGGACGTGCTGGCGGCGGCGGACCGCGAGCTCAAGGAAGAAGCTGGCTATGGCGCACGGCAGTTGGAGCACATCACCGAGCTGTCGTTATCGCCGGGCTATATGAGCCAGAAAATTCAGGTAGTACTGGCCACCGACCTTTACGAAGAGCGCCTGGAGGGCGATGAGCCTGAGCCGATGCGCGTGGACAGGGTCAACCTGCGGGAGCTTTCGGCGCTTGCGCAAAACGAGCAATTCAGCGAGGGCCGAGCGCTTGCCGCGCTGTACCTGGTACGCGATCTGTTGACCCAGCGTGGAGCGTTCAACGCATGAGCGAACTGTTTTTAGGCCACCCGTTTATCGCCCCCGTGATTGAGCTGGCCCGCCAGGCCGGCGAAGCTATCCTGCCCTACTGGCGCGCCAATGTAGCCGTGACCTCCAAAGCGGATGATTCGCCGGTGACGGCTGCCGATCTGGCCGCTCACCATCTGATTCTCGCGGGCCTGACCGCGCTTGATCCGAGTATTCCGGTACTCTCCGAAGAAGACGCCGATATCGATCTGAGCGTGCGTGCCCAGTGGCAGCGCTGGTGGTTGGTGGACCCATTGGATGGCACCAAGGAATTCATTTCCGGCAGCGAAGAATTCACTGTCAATATTGCCTTGATCGAACAGGGCCGCGTGGTGTTCGGCGTAGTGTCGATGCCGACCACTGGCCGTTGCTACTTCGGTGGCGCGGGCCTTGGGGCATGGCGTTCAGATGTGAAGGCCGCACCCAAGCAGATCCAGGTACGCCAGACCCCGGCCGTGGGCGAAGCCTTTACTGTGGTCGCCAGTCGTCGGCATACCAGCCCTGAGCAGGAACGCCTGCTGGATGGCTTGAGCGAAGGTTTGGGCGCGCTGAAGCTGGCGAATATCGGCAGCTCGTTGAAGTTTTGCCTGCTGGCCGAAGGCAGTGCTGACTGCTATCCGCGCCTGGCACCGACCTCACAGTGGGATACCGCTGCGGCACAGGGCGTACTGGAAGGCGCGGGAGGTGAAGTGTTGGAGTTGAATGGTCAGCCGTTCAGCTACCCGGCGCGGGAATCGCTATTGAACCCGTTCTTTCTGGCGCTGCCAGCCAAGGCCGCATGGCGTGAGCGCCTGTTGACCCTGGCCAGATCTTAAGATCACTGCAGAGCAAAATGTGGGAGCATCGCTTGCCCGCGATGACGGAGTGTCAGTCATACAGGTATTGGCTGATCCACCGCTATCGCAGGCAAGCCAGCTCCCACTTTTATTTTATGTAATGGCTGCTAGCGGTGCAGGACGTACTGGCCGGTAAAGGCCACTGCACGCTCCTCACTGCCTTCATTCACAATCCATGTCTCCAGCGCCAACCGCGCCCGTCCATAACGCTTGTACGTCGCCAGGAAACGCTTCCACACTTTTTCTTCCGGCGCCGCGCAAATGGCCGTTGCATCCTGCGTCACCGGCAGCGGATAGCTGATCTGCCCTTCCTGAATCACGATATGACCGTCTTCTATCCCCGCTTCGCGCAGCTTCAGGTGCAGCCAACCCCAGCCTGCCAGTACGGCGCCACAGTAGAGGCTGCCACCGAACATGGTGCTTTTGTGGTTGATATTGGCTTGCAAGGGCAGGTGCAGCTGCAGTTGGTCGTGTCGCCAGTCGAGCACCTTCAGACCCATCTCCCGGGTGAGGGGAATGTCTTGGTGAAGGACGGCTTCCAGGTAACGGCTGTCGCGGCTCATAGCGGTCTCTTGGTGGTAGGCGGGTTCATTCGTCGTCGGCGCTGTGGCTGGTGCTGTCGGCGAAGTTCAGACCGTGTTTGCGTAACTTGTCGTGCAAGGTCTTGCGCGGCACGCCCAACGCTTCGGCGAGGCTGCGCACGGAGCTGTGAGGGCGGGTGAGTTCGGCGGCGATCAAGCTTTTTTCGAACTGCTCGACTTGCTCGCTCAAGCCGCCGAGCGTGGACGTCAGCACGCCCGCGGCGGGATTGTCCTGGGCGCTATCGAGCGCCAACTCCAGGCCCAGGGCGAAACGCTCGGCGGCGTTTTGCAGTTCCCGCACATTGCCCGGCCAGCTGTGGCGCAATAACAGCGCGCGTTGGCCCGGTTGCAGCTCATGCAGGGGCAGGCCGTGGCGGCTGCTGGCCTCGTCGGCGAAGTGCTGGAACAGCATCAATGCATCTTCACCACGCTCGCGCAGGGGCGGGATGCGTAGCGGTGCGACGTTGAGGCGGTAATACAAGTCGGCACGGAAACGGCCCTGGTCGGCGGCTTGGCGCAGGTCTTCCTTGGTGGCGGCGATAATGCGGATATCCAGCGGGATCAGCTGATTGCCACCCAAGCGCTCCACCACGCGCTCCTGCAACAGGCGCAGCAACTTGACCTGCACATCCAGGCTCATGCTTTCGATTTCATCGAGAAACAGCGTGCCGCCATTGGCGAACTCGAACTTGCCGATGCGGCGTTTCTGCGCGCCGGTGAACGCCCCCGGCTCATGGCCGAACAGTTCGCTTTCGACCACCGATTCGGCCAGCGCCCCGGCGTTGATCGCCACAAATGGGCCACTGCGGCGGCTTGAAAGGTCATGCAGGGCGCGGGCGACGACTTCTTTGCCAGCACCGGTTTCGCCAAGGATCAGCACATCGGCCTTGGTCGCGGCCAAGGCGCCAATCTGCTCGCGCAGGCGCAACATTTGCGGGGAGTGCCCCACCAGGCGCGTGCTCAGTTGCTGACGATCGCTGAGGGCCAGGCGCAGGCTGCGGTTGTCCAGCACCAGGCGACGCAAGGCCAGGGCGCGGCGCACGCTGTCGAGCAGTGCGTCGCTGGC
This genomic stretch from Pseudomonas synxantha BG33R harbors:
- a CDS encoding Fic/DOC family protein, which gives rise to MLDKYGVGQDPHCYPGSSVLRNRLDLLDEHRLHEAERELSEIAVGNLPLFPPPYDLERLQHIHRILFGDIYDWAGELRSVNIQKGETLFCTPERIPPEAAKIIRHMQESNWYTGASQADLVHHIAEAYGDLNVIHPFREGNGRAQRILFEQIIVNAGFSVNWWLVKHAAWIPANIDAVACDYRGLEAIFGRCISKPLSV
- a CDS encoding YhfG family protein; protein product: MSELTFEQKQDHYHKIRRSNYLASLRLEGFDTQPADVDKPLPTREAVLAKYRNTSR
- a CDS encoding RecQ family ATP-dependent DNA helicase is translated as MHDTLQQVFGYPQFRLGQEETVSAVLAGRSAAAIFPTGSGKSLCYQLSAVLLPHLTLVVSPLLALMQDQLGFLQRHGISAGSIDSAQSRDEANDVMARARSGELKILMISVERLKNERFRNFLHSVQISLLVVDEAHCISEWGHNFRPDYLKLPDYQRQFNIPQALLLTATATPKVIADMQAKFAIAPGDVVTTGFYRPNLNLLVEPVSGQDKRRRLVEWMRERPDQPSIVYVTLQKTAEQIAEHLNRHGIQAEAYHAGLPHDKREGIQQRFMGGRSNCIVATIAFGMGIDKSDIRNVVHFDLPKSIENYSQEIGRAGRDGQPSDCLVLANRDSLNVLENFVYGDTPEQEGIGRVLEELQTARSEGQWEFLLRSLSDHSNIRELPLKTLLVQLELKGVIAPRYAFYAEYRFKYLVEPDALLARFSGERQQFVAAIIQVCKRAKTWATVDFDALYQQHNAERSRVVKALDYFQEQGLIELESKQMTEVYSLLDTDFEPQTLSAELYTGFKQHEVTEVARIHAMLDLFATEHCLGQRLAQYFGDENAPQRCGHCSVCHGHVAYLPPPPSLPPLVDKSFMGLCGDFIHRHHEHTGELPSAERLTRFLGGISVPLFTKLKARGIPGFAALEDYPYAEVREWARAQLDLL
- a CDS encoding acyl-CoA thioesterase, translated to MPDSTPLRADYRYFQPITTRWHDNDAYGHVNNVTYYSFFDTAVNTYLIEQGGLDIHDGEVVGFVVSSACDYFASIAFPERIEVGLRVGKLGNSSVQYELAVFKAGEEEARAAGRFVHVFVDRASNQPVPIPGMLREALQRLVV
- a CDS encoding glycine zipper domain-containing protein, which produces MKFSSILLLSLGLVSGAAMAGGTTEAGVGGALGGVLGSVVGQQLGGNTGSTIGAALGGAGGSAVGADKRSRGEAAIGGALGAAGGNVVGRSVGGSTGALIGSAAGGGAGGALGNYMGNESDRDDRRYRDRDRDDRRYYRDGHPGRGHAYGHRKNKHHYRHR
- a CDS encoding FdhF/YdeP family oxidoreductase, producing MSLHHQADQTPTPRYKPYKGPAGGWGALISVAQAWLTSDNALKNLRMMLKTNQNGGFDCPGCAWGDSPESGMVKFCENGAKAVNWEATKRRVDAAFFAKHSVTALLEQSDYWLEYQGRLTEPMRYDAETDRYTPISWDAAFDLVGKHLNALPSPNMAEFYTSGRASNEAAYLYQLFVRAYGTNNFPDCSNMCHEASGVALAQSVGVGKGTVTFDDFEHADAIFVWGQNPGTNHPRMLEPLREAVKRGAQVVCINPLKERGLERFQHPQHPLEMLTNGDKPTNTAYFRPALGGDMAILRGMAKFLLLWERQALAEGKEAVFDHDFLNEHTANVLEYLGQIDDTSWEEIVEQSGLTLVEIEQAARMYAKGKNVIMCWAMGITQHRHSVPTIQEIANLMLLRGNIGRPGAGLCPVRGHSNVQGDRTMGINERPPVAFLDALERRFQFQVPRDNGHNVVEAIHAMLEGRSKVFIGLGGNFAQATPDSPRTFEALRNCDLTVQISTKLNRSHLMHGKDALILPCLGRTDIDIQADGPQAVTVEDSFSMVHGSNGQLQPLSALMKSEPAILAGIAAATLGSTPVDWNWLVADYGRIRDLIADTIPGFKDFNEKIKHPGGFYLGNSAGARRWNTPSGRANFRPNILPKDLIHERTHATGRVPDLIMQSMRSHDQYNTTIYGLDDRYRGVKGQRDVLFVNEADIIRLGFKPGQKADIVSLWEDGRERRVKGFTLLAFDIPAGQAAAYYPEVNPLVPLESTGDGSHTPTSKFVAIRLEAASDSGLIMARSA
- the fdhD gene encoding formate dehydrogenase accessory sulfurtransferase FdhD; the protein is MNAKRPTCAAPALETPAPAASQSYQYCNLEHTEVGSTALAEEVALAIAYNDISQAVMLVTPTDLEDFIVGFSLGSGIIADVSDIYDLKISGAGSAQYAQVQISSRAFWNLKQQRRQLAGTSGCGLCGVEAVEQALPDLQVLPGAPLPPAQWLDGLRQRISAFQPLGQYSGAVHAAVFMNDQGELLLGREDIGRHNALDKLIGALIRQKIPTDGGLAIVTSRCSLELIQKVLRAGIQTLVSLSSPTGLALQWARRHNLNLIHLPQKSAPRVYSPAMEHQP
- the lysM gene encoding peptidoglycan-binding protein LysM; its protein translation is MSIFSFIKEAGEKIVDLLTPGNANASEQLKEHVSKVGLGNPNVQTTVDGDKVTVTGEVASQEEKEKILLALGNIAGVASVDDQITVTGPTVAAARFVVVKKGDTLSAISLAVYGNANQYNKIFEANKPLLSHPDKIYPGQTLRIPE
- the yrfG gene encoding GMP/IMP nucleotidase, which codes for MPSLPWHAIDTVLLDMDGTLLDLHYDNHFWMEHLPHRYAELHGVSRAMAEMELQPLFERNAGQLQWYCLDFWSTELAIPVRELKLETAHLIALRPDADTFLKAIKQAGKRVIMITNAHRDSLSLKLERIELAPYFERLISSHDYGFPKENPQFWEALQADIHFDPARSLFIDDTLPILRSARDFGVGHLLAVKEPDSKKGPKDTAEFAAGEDYRDLIVGL
- the nudE gene encoding ADP compounds hydrolase NudE, which codes for MRQKPTVLAREIVASSRLFRVEEVQLRFSNGVERTYERLVGRGAGYGAVMIVAMIDEDHALLVEEYCGGTDEYELSLPKGLIEPGEDVLAAADRELKEEAGYGARQLEHITELSLSPGYMSQKIQVVLATDLYEERLEGDEPEPMRVDRVNLRELSALAQNEQFSEGRALAALYLVRDLLTQRGAFNA
- the cysQ gene encoding 3'(2'),5'-bisphosphate nucleotidase CysQ, with the protein product MSELFLGHPFIAPVIELARQAGEAILPYWRANVAVTSKADDSPVTAADLAAHHLILAGLTALDPSIPVLSEEDADIDLSVRAQWQRWWLVDPLDGTKEFISGSEEFTVNIALIEQGRVVFGVVSMPTTGRCYFGGAGLGAWRSDVKAAPKQIQVRQTPAVGEAFTVVASRRHTSPEQERLLDGLSEGLGALKLANIGSSLKFCLLAEGSADCYPRLAPTSQWDTAAAQGVLEGAGGEVLELNGQPFSYPARESLLNPFFLALPAKAAWRERLLTLARS
- a CDS encoding thioesterase domain-containing protein; its protein translation is MSRDSRYLEAVLHQDIPLTREMGLKVLDWRHDQLQLHLPLQANINHKSTMFGGSLYCGAVLAGWGWLHLKLREAGIEDGHIVIQEGQISYPLPVTQDATAICAAPEEKVWKRFLATYKRYGRARLALETWIVNEGSEERAVAFTGQYVLHR